The following proteins come from a genomic window of Mus musculus strain 129S1/SvImJ chromosome 17 genomic scaffold, GRCm38.p6 alternate locus group 129S1/SvImJ 129S1/SVIMJ_MMCHR17_CTG2:
- the Olfr93 gene encoding olfactory receptor 93 produces MVNQSTPVGFLLLGFSEHPQLEKVLFVVVLCSYLLTLLGNTLILLLSTLDPRLHSPMYFFLSNLSFLDLCFTTTCVPQMLFNLWGPTKTISFLGCSVQLFIFMLLGTTECILLTVMAFDRYVAVCQPLHYATIIHPRLCRQLAGVAWAIGLVQSIVQIPPTLTLPFCSHRQIDDFLCEVPSLIRLSCGDTTFNEIQLSVAGVIFLLVPLSLIIVSYGVIARAVLKTNSSKGRRKAFGTCSSHLIVVTLFYSSVIAVYLQPKNPYAQERSKFFGLFYAVGTPTLNPLVYTLRNKEVKRAFWRLLGKDAASGRN; encoded by the coding sequence ATGGTCAACCAGAGCACCCCCGTGGGCTTCCTCCTCCTGGGCTTCTCTGAACACCCACAACTGGAAAAGGTTCTCTTCGTCGTTGTCTTGTGCTCCTACCTCCTCACCCTCCTAGGAAACACACTCATCCTCCTGCTGTCCACCCTGGACCCCAGGCTCCACTCTCCAATGTACTTCTTCCTCTCTAACCTCTCCTTCTTGGACCTCTGCTTCACCACAACCTGTGTTCCCCAGATGTTGTTCAACCTCTGGGGCCCCACAAAGACCATCAGCTTCCTGGGATGCTCTGTCCAGCTCTTCATCTTCATGCTCCTGGGGACAACAGAGTGCATCCTGTTGACAGTAATGGCCTTTGACCGCTATGTGGCTGTCTGTCAGCCCCTGCACTATGCCACCATAATCCACCCCCGCCTATGTCGCCAGTTGGCAGGTGTGGCCTGGGCTATAGGTTTGGTCCAATCCATAGTTCAAATACCACCCACCCTCACACTGCCCTTCTGTTCCCATAGGCAAATAGATGACTTTCTGTGTGAAGTCCCATCTCTAATCCGACTCTCTTGTGGGGACACCACTTTTAATGAGATTCAGTTGTCAGTTGCAGGTGTCATCTTCCTGCTTGTACCTCTGAGCCTCATCATTGTCTCTTATGGTGTCATTGCCAGGGCTGTACTAAAAACTAACTCTTCAAAAGGGCGCAGAAAAGCTTTTGGGACCTGTTCATCCCACCTCATTGTGGTTACCCTCTTTTACAGCTCAGTCATTGCTGTCTATCTGCAGCCCAAAAATCCCTATGCCCAAGAGAGAAGCAAGTTCTTTGGTCTCTTTTATGCAGTGGGTACTCCCACACTCAACCCTCTTGTATATACCCTGAGGAACAAGGAGGTAAAGAGGGCATTCTGGAGGCTGCTGGGGAAGGATGCGGCTTCTGGAAGAAACTAA